The following nucleotide sequence is from Pseudomonas putida S13.1.2.
TTTGTCCACAGGCTTGTCTGGCAGCAGGTCGAGCAGCAGTATGCCTCGGCCTTCGCGGTTGATGGCCTCGCGCACCGGTGCCGACCAGGCATACACCAGGCTGCCTTCAACACCCTGCGCGGTGAGGATGAACTCGCCTTTGCGCGGCGCGCTGCCGGGGACGCTGAGGGCAATGTTCTTCAGCGGTGCGCCCGCGAATTTTTCCTTCAGCAATGCGCTCCAGCCTTCCACCTCAAACCCGCAGTTGCTGGGCTGCAAAGGCGAGATATCCACAGCCCGTGCGGCCAGCAATGGTTGCCAGGCGCCATCCGAACCCAGTCGCGCCCAACTGCCACCACCCAGCGCCAGTACCACCACGGCAGCGTTTACCGCGCGCTCACCCTGTGGATAAGCGATCCGCAAGGTACCGTCGGCATTCCAGCCCAACCAGCGGTGCCGGGTGTGGATAACTACCCCGGAGTCGCGCAGCCGCTTGAGCCAGGCGCGCAGCAGGGGGGCGGCTTTCATGTCGGTGGGGAACACGCGCCCCGAGGTGCCGACGAAGGTTTCGATGCCCAGGCCGTGAATCCACTGGCGCAAGGCGTCGGCGTCGAAGCCGCGCAGCAGCGCATCGACTTCGCCCTGGCGCTCGGCATAGCGTGAAACGAACGCCGGGTACGGCTCGGAGTGGGTGATGTTCATGCCGCCAACACCCGCCAGCAGGAACTTGCGCCCCACCGAAGGCATGGCGTCGAACACCTCGACCGCCAGGCCTGCCTGGGCCAGCGCTTCGGCGGCCATGAGGCCAGCGGGGCCGCCACCGATGACGACGGCAAGAGGAGGGGAGGCGGGATTCAGATCGGGCATGGTGGGCAGCAGGCTGTGGAAAAAGATGCGCATTCTACCGCAGCGCTGCCCATGGAAGCACTGATCAAAAAATGATCAGGTTGCTGCAGGCCTTGCAGGCAAAGGGCTACAGCGCCTTTCGCTCAGGTTATCCACAAGCGGTTCCACAGTCATTGTGAACAACCCATGACACGTGCCGCGCTGTGGTGAAGGATGCCATGGCGCCTGGCCAACGCTTCGCGGTCTTTGCTGTAGCCGCCGCCGATCACGCCAACCACCGGGATGTCACGGCCCAGGCAGTGGCGCAGCACCGCTTCGTCACGGGCGGCCAGGCCGGCGTCGGTCAGTTGCAGGTAGCCCAGGGCGTCGTCCTTGTGCACATCGACGCCGGCGTCATACAGCACCAGGTCGGGTTGATAGAGCGGCAACAGGTAGTTGAGGGTGTCGTCCACCACCTTAAGGTAGGCCGCATCGCCCATGCCACGGGGCAGGGGAATGTCCCAGTCGCTCTGCGCCTTGCGGGCCGGGAAGTTCTGTTCGCAATGCAACGACACGGTGATGGCCTCGGGGGTGTCGTGCAGGATGCGCGCGGTGCCGTCGCCCTGGTGCACATCGCAGTCGAAGATCAATACCCGGTGTACCCGGCCAGCCTCCAGCAGGTAGCGGCTGATCACGGCCAGGTCGTTGAAGATGCAGAAGCCGGCGGGGTGGTCGTAATGGGCATGGTGGGTGCCACCGGCGAGGTGGCAGGCGATGCCATGTTGCAGCGCCATCTCGGCGGTCAGCAGCGAGCCACCCACTGCACGGACCGTGCGCCGGGCCAGTGCTTCGCTCCAGGGCAGGCCAAGGCGACGCTGGTCCTCGCGGGACAGGTCGCCGTTCATGTAGCGCTCGATGTAGCCACGGTCGTGGGCCAGGGCGAGGATGTCGTTGGGGCAGATGTCCGGGCGCAGCAATGCCTGGTCGGTGGTCAGCCCGCTTTCGACCAGGTGGTCATGCAGCAGGCGGAACTTGTCCATCGGGAAGCGGTGTTCGGCGGGGAACTCCGGGCTGTAGTCTTCGTGGTAGATCAGCGGCAACGGCATCGGTGGGGTCGCAATCAGGGCCAGTGCTGATCTTGCCATGGGCGGGGCAGCTTTGCTGCCCAATCGCCGGCAAGCCAGCTCCCACAGGTAATGCACAAGCCTCGAAGGCCATGGGGAACCTGTGGGAGCTGGCTTGCCGGCGATGAGGCCGGAGCAGGGGAATGCTATTTGCCGGTGCTGGCCAATACGCGTTGCCAGTCAGGTTCGTTCAGTCGCCCCAGGATGCGTGCTTTGCCATTACCATCCACCGACACGAACAGGGCGCTGGCATAGCTACTCTGGCGCTCGCCACCGGTAACGTTCTGCTGGCGGGCGAAGTGGTCGATGCAGCCGTTGTGGGTCACCAGCACCAGGTTGTGGCCGGGGCGCTTGCGTAACAGTGCTTCACTGGCAAACTGGTTGTCACAGCCTTCCAGCCAATCCTCGCTGGCCACCGCCTGGCCGAGGATGAAATGCGCGGTTTGCCGGGTGCGCAGTTTCGGGCTGCTGAGCATGTCGGCGTTGTTCAGGCCCAGTTGGTGCAGCCCTTGGCCAACGCGGCCAGCGGCCTGGCTGCCGGCCACGGTGATGCCGGTGGGGTCGTCCAGGCAAGGGCCGGGGGCGCTGTCGCAGCGTTCGGCGTGGCGGATCATCACGATCACAGCGCCGTCGGCCCAGTCCTGCAACAGGCCGCTGTCACTCAGTTGTTGCTCGTTACCAAGGTCCACGATATGCGCCCTCGTCGCCAGCCAGGTGGTCAACGCCGCCACGACCATGCACAGGCCAAGGGCGGCACCGAGGGCCTTGCGTGACAGGCGCCGCTTGCGCCGGGCATGAATGGCAGGGTGCCCCAGGGTGTTGCTCGATAGCATGCGTTGCTCCGTTGGCAGTGCCGCGGCTAGCGCGGAGGTGGATGGCGGCATCCTGCCAAGCGGCCTGTCGGGGGCCGGTGAAGGGCGTGTGAAAATTGCATTTGGCTGCTGCCGGCTGGGTGAAACCCGCGCCCGCGCCTACGCTGTAAACTGCAAGGCGGTAAACCGGAGCAGGCCCCATGACCCCCATCCTCCAACTGGAAAGCGCACGGCTGGTGCTGCGCCAATGGCATGACGATGACTTGCGCGAGTTCGCCGCGCTCTGTGCCGACCCACAGGTGATGCGCTACTTTCCGGCGCCGCTGACGCGCGTTGAGGCGGCTGCGTTGATCGGCCGGGTGCGCGGGCATTTCAATGAGTACGGCTTTGGCCTGTGGGCGCTGGAGCGCAAGGACAGCGGCGCGTTCATCGGCATGACCGGGTTGCTCAATGTCAACTTCGAGGCACCCTTTGCCCCAGCAGTGGAAATCGGCTGGCGCCTGGCACGTCGCCACTGGGGCCTGGGCTTTGCCAGCGAGGCGGCGTGGACCTGCCTGCGTTGTGCTTTCGCCCAATTGCGCCTGGAAGAGGTGGTGTCATTCACTAGCGAGAGCAATTTGCCGTCGCAGAAGGTGATGCAGGCCATCGGCATGCAGCAGGACCTGAACGGCAGCTTCGAACACCCCCGCCTGCCCGTGGGGCACCCGTTGCGCCCGCATGTGCTTTACCGCATCGACCGCGCCCATTGGGAGCGCACCCTGCGCGCCTGAATGCACGGCCATGCCCGGTGCGAATGACAAACCCTGTATCATTTGCCCACTTGGAAGGCGCTTGCCGAAACACTCTTCAGCGCCTGTGAGATCGAGCGCCGCCAAGGCGGCGCATCGCGAGCAAGCTCGTTCCTACGGAGAACCCCCAATGAGTCATGTGTTGGACGACCTGGTCGACCTGTTGAGCCTCGAATCCATCGAGGAGAACCTGTTCCGTGGACGCAGCCAGGACCTGGGCTTCCGTCAGCTGTACGGTGGGCAAGTGCTGGGCCAGTCCTTGTCGGCGGCCAGCCAGACGGTCGAGGACGCCCGCCATGTGCATTCGTTGCACGGCTACTTCCTGCGCCCGGGCGATGCCAGCCTGCCGGTGGTGTACTCGGTAGACCGCGTGCGTGATGGCGGCAGCTTCAGCACCCGTCGGGTAACGGCGATCCAGAAGGGCCAGACCATCTTCACCTGCAGCGCGTCGTTCCAGTACGACGAGGAAGGGTTCGAGCACCAGGCGCAAATGCCTGACGTGGTCGGCCCGGAAAACCTGCCCACCGAGGTGGAGCTGGCCCGCGCCATGGCCGACCAGTTGCCCGAGCGTATTCGCGACAAGGTGCTGTGCGCCAAGCCGATCGAGATCCGCCCGGTTACCGAGCGCGACCCGTTCAACCCCAAGCCCGGCGACCCGGTGAAGTACGCCTGGTTCCGCGCCGACGGCAACCTGCCCGACGTCCCCGCCCTGCACAAGTACCTGCTGGCCTATGCCTCGGACTTCGGCCTGCTGACCACGGCGTTGCTGCCCCATGGCAAGTCGGTGTGGCAGCGCGACATGCAGATCGCCAGCCTCGACCATTCGCTGTGGTTCCATGGCAACCTGCGCGCCGACGAGTGGCTGCTTTACGCAACCGACAGCCCCTGGGCCGGGAATTCCCGCGGTTTCTGCCGCGGCAGCATCTTCAACCAGGCCGGGCAACTGGTGGCATCGTCGAGCCAGGAAGGCCTGATTCGCCATCGCAAGGACTGGGCATGAGCCTGGGCGAGGTGCGCAACTGGGTGTTCGACATGGACGGCACCCTGACCGTGGCCGTGCATGATTTCGACGCCATTCGCGTGGCGTTGGACATCCCCGCCGAGCACGACATCCTTACCCACCTGGCGGCCCTGCCGGCAGACGTGGCAGCGGCCAAGCATGCCTGGCTGCTGGAGCACGAACGTGACCTGGCGGTTGCCTCCACGGCGGCCACCGGGGCGGTGGAACTGGTGCGCGAGTTGGCCGGGCGCGGGTGCCGGTTGGGCATCCTGACGCGCAATGCCCGCGAGCTGGCGCATGTGACGCTGGAGGCCATCGGCCTGGCAGACTGCTTCCCGGTGGAGCACATTCTTGGGCGTGACGAAGCGGCCCCCAAGCCGAGCCCGGACGGGCTGCTGAAGATTGCCAGTGCCTGGGGCGTGGCGCCGGGCGAGCTGGTGATGGTGGGGGATTACCGGTTTGACCTGGACTGTGGGCGGGCGGCCGGGGCGCGCACGGTGCTGGTGAATTTGCCGGATAACCCATGGCCGGAGCTGGTGGATTGGCATGCGGCCGATTGCCGAGCGCTGAAGGTGATGCTGGGCTGATTCTTGTGTCGGCAACGCGGGCCTCTTCGCGGGCATGCCCGCTCCCACAGGTATTGTGCAAGTCTCAGGTCTGTGGTGCCGGACCTGTCTATGCTGAACCCCATTCTTTCCTCTGATACGGAGACCCACCCATGACCAGCAAGGCCATCTATGTACAACCCGGCGGCGGCTACGACAAGGTCGAGGTCGGCACCAGCGAGGCCCAGGCCCCCAAGGCCGGCGAAATCACCGTGCGCCTGCACGCCAGCTCCCTCAACTACCACGACTTCGCCGTGGTCAGCGGCATGTGGGGCCCGAGCGAGCGGCGTATCCCCATGGCCGATGGCGCTGGCGAAGTGGTTGCGGTGGGCGAAGGCGTCAGCGAGTTCCAGGTCGGCGACGATGTGGTCAGCACCTTCTTCCCCGACTGGCTCGACGGCCAGGCCAATGTCGAGGGCTTTGCCCGGGTGCCCGGTGACGGCCTCGACGGCTATGCCCGCGAACAGGTGACCGCCCGCGCCACCGCGTTCACCCTGGCGCCCAAAGGCTTCAGCCATGCCGAAGCCGCTACCCTGACCACGGCTGGCCTTACCGCCTGGCGTGCGCTGATGAGCGACGACCACCTCAAGCCTGGCGACACGGTGCTGGTGCAGGGCACCGGTGGTGTGTCGATCTTCGCCCTGCAGTTTGCCAAGCTGGCTGGCGCCACGGTGATCGCCACGTCGTCCAGTGACGCCAAGCTGGAGCGCTTGAAGGCCTTGGGCGCCGATCACCTGATCAACTACAAGAGCACCCCAGCCTGGGGTGAGAAGGTGCGCGAGCTCACCGGCAACCGCGGCGTTGACCATGTGATCGAAGTGGGCGGCCCGGCGACGCTGGAGCAGTCGATGATTGCCGCGCGCATCGGTGGGCATGTGTCGCTGATTGGCATCCTTACCGGCGTGGCCGGGCAGCTGCCGTTGGTGCAGGCGCTGGTGCGGCAGATTCGCCTGCAAGGTGTGCTGGTGGGCAGCCGCGCCCAGCAGCAGGCGATGGTGCGGGCGATCGATGCCAACGGCCTGCGGCCGGTGGTGGACAAGCACTTCGAACTGGAGCAGATCGTCGAGGCGTTCCGCTACCAGGAAAGCAACCGGCATTTCGGCAAGATCTGCCTGACCTGGTAATGCCCATACGCGGTACCTGTGGGAGCGGGCGTGCCCGCGAAGGGCTGCGCAGCGGCCCCTAGTCCGGCAGCATCCGGTCGCGGCTGTTGGACAAGTGCAGGCAGACCGCCGCCCGCGCTGCATCCGGGTCTTGCCGGCGGATGGCATTGAGGATTGCCTCATGCTCCAGGTTGGCCAGATACGCCTGCCTGGCCAGCTTCGCCCCCCCGCGTTCGGCCAGGGCCATGCGGTTGCGCGGGATCAGGCTGTTGCCCAATTGCAGCAGCATCTCGGTGAAGTACAGGTTGCCAGTAGCCTCGGCAATCAGCAGGTGGAAGCGTCGGTCGGCCTCGATGCAGCTGTCGCCGGCGGCAGCCAGGTCCTGATAGTCATCCAGCGCCTGGCGCATGCGCACCAGGTGCCCCTCGTCACGGCGCAGCGCAGCCAGGGCGGCGGCCTGGCCTTCCAGGCCAATGCGCAGCTCCAGCAGGTCGCGCACATTCGCCGCGCTTTCCGCCGCGATGCGCAACCCGGCCTGGGCCTGGCGCGCCATCACGAAGGTACCGATACCGTGGCGCGGTTCCACCAGCCCGGAGGCCTGCAATTTGGACAAGGCTTCACGCACCACCGTGCGACTGACCCCGTGCTCGCGCACCAGCGTGTTCTCTGAAGGCAGCTTGTCGCCCGGCTTGAAGGTGCCCAGCAAAATCTGTTGGGTCAGGCTGGAGACCAGGTCATGGGCGCGGCTGTGGCCGCGCTTGCGGGCGTTTTCGGGCTCCATGCTGTGATCCGTTTCGTGCTTAGCTTGTACGACAAGTTAAACCATCAAATTATTTTTTGCCGATTTTTTCTGCCTTCGAGCGGGTATTTAGCTTCGCTGTTTTTGAAAGATCGCAGCATATTGTCATTGTGACAGCTTGTATTTTGCTGTTTTGCCGACATTCTTGATCTTGTCGTACAACCTCGCCGCGCATATGCTCATCCCCACTGCCATGTCAGACAACCCAGACCCGCACAAAAACAATTAGTGGGAGATTTGCAAGTGAAAGACACCCTCGCTCCGTCTGCCCGGCATGACGGCGACGCCCTGGCCAGTGCCGTGGCCAAGGTCAAGCGCCATGTTCTGCCGCTGTTCGTCATCATGTTCATCGTCAACTACCTCGACCGCGTCAATATCGGCTTTATCCGCCCGCACCTGGAAAGCGACCTGGGCATCAGCGCTGCGGCCTATGGCTTTGGCGCCGGCTTGTTCTTCATTGGCTACGCGTTGTTCGAAGTGCCTTCGAACATGCTGCTGCAAAAGGTGGGGGCGCGGCTTTGGCTGACCCGCATCATGTTCACCTGGGGGCTGGTGGCCACGGCCATGGCTTTTGTGCAGAACGAAACCCAGTTCTACGTGCTGCGCTTTCTGCTGGGTGTTGCCGAGGCGGGCTTCTTCCCTGGGGTGATCTACTACTTCACCCGCTGGCTGCCAGGCGCCGAGCGCGGCAAGGCGATTGCCATTTTCCTCAGCGGTTCGGCGCTGGCTTCGCTGATTTCCGGGCCGCTGGCCGGGGCGTTGATGCAGATCCAGGGCCTGGGCATGCATGGCTGGCAGTGGATGCTGTTCATCGAAGGCATGGCCTCGGTCGCATTGTGCTTCTTCGTGTTTTTCTGGCTGGATTCCAAGCCGCAGGATGCCAAGTGGTTGAGCCAGGCCGAGCAGGACGCGCTGGTAGCCACCATCGACCGCGAGCAGCGTGAGCGCGAAGCCGTTGGCACGGTCAAGGCTTCGGCCTGGAGCCTGCTCAAGGACCGGCAGATCGTTCTGTTCTGCGTGATCTACTTCTGCATCCAGTTGACCATCTACGCTGCCACCTTCTGGCTGCCCAGCATCATCAAACGCATGGGCGACCTCAGCGACCTGCAGGTCGGCTTCTTCAACTCGATCCCGTGGCTGATCTCGATCCTGGCCATGTACGCCTTTGCCGCCGGCTCCGCGCGCTGGAAGTTCCAGCAGGCCTGGGTAGCCGGTGCCCTGGTGGTCGCCGCCATCGGCATGTTCATGTCCACCACCGGTGGGCCGGTGTTCGCCTTTGTCGCCGTGTGCTTCGCGGCCATCGGTTTCAAGTCGGCATCGTCGCTGTTCTGGCCAATCCCGCAGGGTTA
It contains:
- a CDS encoding TIGR03862 family flavoprotein; protein product: MPDLNPASPPLAVVIGGGPAGLMAAEALAQAGLAVEVFDAMPSVGRKFLLAGVGGMNITHSEPYPAFVSRYAERQGEVDALLRGFDADALRQWIHGLGIETFVGTSGRVFPTDMKAAPLLRAWLKRLRDSGVVIHTRHRWLGWNADGTLRIAYPQGERAVNAAVVVLALGGGSWARLGSDGAWQPLLAARAVDISPLQPSNCGFEVEGWSALLKEKFAGAPLKNIALSVPGSAPRKGEFILTAQGVEGSLVYAWSAPVREAINREGRGILLLDLLPDKPVDKIAQALAKPRGSRSMAKHLHSQLGIDGVKAALLRELTDQATFADPQALAPAIKALPITLLRTRPLDEAISSAGGVRFEGLDEGLMVKGMPGVFCAGEMLDWEAPTGGYLLTACFASGLRAGRAAADWVTRVS
- a CDS encoding histone deacetylase codes for the protein MPLPLIYHEDYSPEFPAEHRFPMDKFRLLHDHLVESGLTTDQALLRPDICPNDILALAHDRGYIERYMNGDLSREDQRRLGLPWSEALARRTVRAVGGSLLTAEMALQHGIACHLAGGTHHAHYDHPAGFCIFNDLAVISRYLLEAGRVHRVLIFDCDVHQGDGTARILHDTPEAITVSLHCEQNFPARKAQSDWDIPLPRGMGDAAYLKVVDDTLNYLLPLYQPDLVLYDAGVDVHKDDALGYLQLTDAGLAARDEAVLRHCLGRDIPVVGVIGGGYSKDREALARRHGILHHSAARVMGCSQ
- a CDS encoding histidine phosphatase family protein, whose protein sequence is MLSSNTLGHPAIHARRKRRLSRKALGAALGLCMVVAALTTWLATRAHIVDLGNEQQLSDSGLLQDWADGAVIVMIRHAERCDSAPGPCLDDPTGITVAGSQAAGRVGQGLHQLGLNNADMLSSPKLRTRQTAHFILGQAVASEDWLEGCDNQFASEALLRKRPGHNLVLVTHNGCIDHFARQQNVTGGERQSSYASALFVSVDGNGKARILGRLNEPDWQRVLASTGK
- a CDS encoding GNAT family N-acetyltransferase produces the protein MTPILQLESARLVLRQWHDDDLREFAALCADPQVMRYFPAPLTRVEAAALIGRVRGHFNEYGFGLWALERKDSGAFIGMTGLLNVNFEAPFAPAVEIGWRLARRHWGLGFASEAAWTCLRCAFAQLRLEEVVSFTSESNLPSQKVMQAIGMQQDLNGSFEHPRLPVGHPLRPHVLYRIDRAHWERTLRA
- the tesB gene encoding acyl-CoA thioesterase II, with product MSHVLDDLVDLLSLESIEENLFRGRSQDLGFRQLYGGQVLGQSLSAASQTVEDARHVHSLHGYFLRPGDASLPVVYSVDRVRDGGSFSTRRVTAIQKGQTIFTCSASFQYDEEGFEHQAQMPDVVGPENLPTEVELARAMADQLPERIRDKVLCAKPIEIRPVTERDPFNPKPGDPVKYAWFRADGNLPDVPALHKYLLAYASDFGLLTTALLPHGKSVWQRDMQIASLDHSLWFHGNLRADEWLLYATDSPWAGNSRGFCRGSIFNQAGQLVASSSQEGLIRHRKDWA
- a CDS encoding HAD family hydrolase yields the protein MSLGEVRNWVFDMDGTLTVAVHDFDAIRVALDIPAEHDILTHLAALPADVAAAKHAWLLEHERDLAVASTAATGAVELVRELAGRGCRLGILTRNARELAHVTLEAIGLADCFPVEHILGRDEAAPKPSPDGLLKIASAWGVAPGELVMVGDYRFDLDCGRAAGARTVLVNLPDNPWPELVDWHAADCRALKVMLG
- a CDS encoding zinc-dependent alcohol dehydrogenase family protein; this encodes MTSKAIYVQPGGGYDKVEVGTSEAQAPKAGEITVRLHASSLNYHDFAVVSGMWGPSERRIPMADGAGEVVAVGEGVSEFQVGDDVVSTFFPDWLDGQANVEGFARVPGDGLDGYAREQVTARATAFTLAPKGFSHAEAATLTTAGLTAWRALMSDDHLKPGDTVLVQGTGGVSIFALQFAKLAGATVIATSSSDAKLERLKALGADHLINYKSTPAWGEKVRELTGNRGVDHVIEVGGPATLEQSMIAARIGGHVSLIGILTGVAGQLPLVQALVRQIRLQGVLVGSRAQQQAMVRAIDANGLRPVVDKHFELEQIVEAFRYQESNRHFGKICLTW
- a CDS encoding FadR/GntR family transcriptional regulator, which gives rise to MEPENARKRGHSRAHDLVSSLTQQILLGTFKPGDKLPSENTLVREHGVSRTVVREALSKLQASGLVEPRHGIGTFVMARQAQAGLRIAAESAANVRDLLELRIGLEGQAAALAALRRDEGHLVRMRQALDDYQDLAAAGDSCIEADRRFHLLIAEATGNLYFTEMLLQLGNSLIPRNRMALAERGGAKLARQAYLANLEHEAILNAIRRQDPDAARAAVCLHLSNSRDRMLPD
- a CDS encoding MFS transporter, which gives rise to MKDTLAPSARHDGDALASAVAKVKRHVLPLFVIMFIVNYLDRVNIGFIRPHLESDLGISAAAYGFGAGLFFIGYALFEVPSNMLLQKVGARLWLTRIMFTWGLVATAMAFVQNETQFYVLRFLLGVAEAGFFPGVIYYFTRWLPGAERGKAIAIFLSGSALASLISGPLAGALMQIQGLGMHGWQWMLFIEGMASVALCFFVFFWLDSKPQDAKWLSQAEQDALVATIDREQREREAVGTVKASAWSLLKDRQIVLFCVIYFCIQLTIYAATFWLPSIIKRMGDLSDLQVGFFNSIPWLISILAMYAFAAGSARWKFQQAWVAGALVVAAIGMFMSTTGGPVFAFVAVCFAAIGFKSASSLFWPIPQGYLDARIAAAVIALINSVGNLGGFVAPTTFGLLEQQTGSIQGGLYGLAVTSVLAAIAIFFVRTRPKGAPSDDLKAPSALGQTH